A DNA window from Patagioenas fasciata isolate bPatFas1 chromosome 1, bPatFas1.hap1, whole genome shotgun sequence contains the following coding sequences:
- the C1H12orf75 gene encoding overexpressed in colon carcinoma 1 protein isoform X2, with product MGCGNSTASGAGGRGATGTTKDVAEESVSDDDKRRNYGGVYVGLPSDATAMVSSQTKAAPKD from the exons ATGGGCTGCGGGAACTCCACGGCCAGCGGCGCAGGAGGGCGAG gtGCCACAGGAACTACTAAAGATGT AGCAGAAGAATCTGTATCTGATGATGACAAAAGGAG GAACTATGGCGGCGTGTACGTTGGCCTGCCGTCAGATGCGACTGCCATGGTTTCCAGTCAGACAAAAGCTGCACCGAAAG attag
- the C1H12orf75 gene encoding overexpressed in colon carcinoma 1 protein isoform X1: MGCGNSTASGAGGRGATGTTKDVAEESVSDDDKRRNYGGVYVGLPSDATAMVSSQTKAAPKATWWHSALCAACE; encoded by the exons ATGGGCTGCGGGAACTCCACGGCCAGCGGCGCAGGAGGGCGAG gtGCCACAGGAACTACTAAAGATGT AGCAGAAGAATCTGTATCTGATGATGACAAAAGGAG GAACTATGGCGGCGTGTACGTTGGCCTGCCGTCAGATGCGACTGCCATGGTTTCCAGTCAGACAAAAGCTGCACCGAAAG CAACATGGTGGCACAGTGCTCTCTGTGCTGCTTGTGAGTGA